Genomic window (Nisaea sp.):
GTCGAAATCCGGTGTGCCGGCAGTCAGCTTATGCGGCAAGGGCTGCCTCCCCGATGCGATCGACCAGATCCTTTACCGGACCGGGACGGGTCTTGAGAGCTGCGCGGTTGACGGCAAGACGGGCACTGACGGCGGCGATCTGTTCGACCTCGACGAGCCCGTTCGCTTTCAGGGTGGAGCCGGTCTCGACCAGATCCACGATACGGCGGCAAAGGCCAAGGCCCGGTGCCAGCTCCATGGCGCCATTCAGCTTGATACATTCCGCCTGCACGCCACGGGCGGCGAAGTGGCGCCGTGTGACGTTCGGATATTTCGTGGCGATCCGGAGGTGGCTCCAGTGCTGCGGATTCTCTTTCGCGGCAAGCTCCGCCGGCTCGGCCACGGCAAGGCGGCAGTGGCCGACATTGAGGTCGACCGGGGCATAGATTTCCGGATGGTCGAATTCCATCAGCACGTCGCTGCCGGCAATGGCGAGATGGGCGGCGCCGAAGGCGAGGAAAGTCGCTGTGTCGAAGCTGCGCACGCGGATGACTTCAAGGTCC
Coding sequences:
- the hisG gene encoding ATP phosphoribosyltransferase, producing MTANQPLILALPKGRILKAITPILKRAGIELEDDFFNESSRRLQFHTNQADLEVIRVRSFDTATFLAFGAAHLAIAGSDVLMEFDHPEIYAPVDLNVGHCRLAVAEPAELAAKENPQHWSHLRIATKYPNVTRRHFAARGVQAECIKLNGAMELAPGLGLCRRIVDLVETGSTLKANGLVEVEQIAAVSARLAVNRAALKTRPGPVKDLVDRIGEAALAA